The Oscarella lobularis chromosome 9, ooOscLobu1.1, whole genome shotgun sequence genome includes a window with the following:
- the LOC136191555 gene encoding uncharacterized protein isoform X1 — MTGRSCSAPVSSRNEVATRFPATDSHLDELICTGRVVKNWKRRYFTLNDDGSLFYYKGSRRKGAISVSQSASIRRKTDSPPDVLWPSNATDGNSLAIFTPNRQLYAIFESRSDFKRWCLAFKKFVSLPESILAELSQNQKLENLESEINRGGREEEKEQEEVKYLENLRSQGMEASSDELIASHFIEKIVDVMKRKQEIPAVQVEACWCLHSMSLKSKRLRNHCVNTEALELVRTAMKLHQNLDTVQLPGILFIQSYVNDGDAMVRNRALDDKYIRRICCGIKASLQNQNVIEAGLITLWDIATVGALDWVCQAYINAGVFPMIIDILRGEDCSPLIAEAAFCLVSSLLSYDTMAEAFLHCGGIGMIFLTLRNSSWSSNSETIRQTLTLVLLLVAKSEKARESLVEKDIVSILLQYIREEDGDLQMTSLSILLELACIDVGLRDDLSEQVLPVFLDLMGSWARNEICIEFTLKILHLILNQGCFEETTWFNFVSEIFRFIQLYSDSESIVGLAMATLARFLIFHPGATSNDQIAVVMETGENVEALRDSMNKFESNENVQKYGCVLFLFLVRKDIDRMRKFGVIEIMGKVVQNFSKTSHVVSTALVAIESLLVDDHSLRDFFDFDIFASVVKAMHYCLSSDVVQEYCLRILIHLAKRDKIIVKKLALTGHVTLGVLALKTALENDWSVAVLTQACIFLNFFANEEFIDLIRDENGFGCALESVIVAADRDINIQLEYNAISILSIAVSFSEDWWESIDANKCLRVTLRLLATYRGQNDVFYLPILAILLALAKHSREVISTVLDSDVMELCKEIISCCDSNDALKLRASELMSVLVQTN; from the exons ATGACAGGTCGATCGTGCTCTGCTCCGGTTTCGTCACGAAACGAGGTTGCCACGCGTTTCCCGGCGACCGACTCGCATCTAGACGAGCTAATCTGCACAGGGCGAGTAGTAAAGAACTGGAAACGACGCTATTTCACgctaaacgacgacggctcgCTTTTCTACTACAAAGGTTCCCGGAGGAAGGGAGCGATCAGCGTCAGCCAATcagcgtcgattcgacgcaaAACGGATAGTCCTCCTGACGTTTTGTGGCCGTCGAATGCCACAGATGGCAATTCGCTCGCGATTTTCACTCCCAATCGACAATTATATGCGATTTTCGAATCTCGAAGCGATTTCAA ACGGTGGTGCCTCgcttttaaaaaattcgtGTCACTTCCGGAAAGTATTCTGGCCGAG ctttctcaaaatcaaaaacttGAAAATCTGGAATCAGAAATCAATCGCGGCggcagagaagaagaaaaagaacaaga agaaGTCAAATATTTGGAGAATTTAAGAAGCCAAGGAATGGAAg CATCTTCCGACGAATTAATTGCGAGTCattttattgaaaaaattgttgacgtcatgaaaagaaaacaagaaaTTCCAGCCGTTCAAGTCGAAGCGTGTTGGTGTCTCCACTCCATGTCATTGAAATCaa AACGATTGAGAAATCATTGCGTGAATACGGAAGCTCTCGAACTTGTTCGCACTGCAATGAAACTTCATCAGAACTTGGATACCGTTCAACTTCCGGGAATTCTTTTTATTCAAAGTTACGTCAACGACG GTGATGCCATGGTGAGAAATCGCGCTCTAGACGATAAATATATTCGTCGTATTTGCTGCGGAATCAAAGCGAgtcttcaaaatcaaaacgtCATAGAAGCTGGACTCATCACTCTTTGGGACATTGCAACAGTGG GAGCTTTGGATTGGGTGTGTCAAGCTTATATCAATGCTGGTGTCTTTCCTATGATTATTGATATATTGAGAGGAGAGGATTGCAGTCCTCTTATCGCTGAAGCGGCCTTTTGCTTGGTCTCCTCTTTGCTTAGCTATG ATACAATGGCGGAAGCGTTTCTTCATTGCGGTGGAATTGGAATGATATTTTTAACTCTACGCAATTCGTCTTGGAGTTCGAATTCGGAGACAATTCGACAGACGTTGACACTTGTACTTCTTCTTGTAGCAAAATCgg AAAAGGCTAGAGAAAGTTTAGTGGAGAAAGACATAGTTTCAATTCTGTTGCAATATatcagagaagaagacgggGACcttcaaatgacgtcattatcaaTTCTTCTTGAGTTGGCATGCATAG ATGTTGGACTCCGCGACGATCTTTCCGAACAGGTTTTACCTGTTTTTCTCGACTTGATGGGCTCTTGGGCGCGCAATGAAATCTGCATTGAATTCACTTTGAAAATTTTACATTTAATTTTGAATCAAG gtTGTTTTGAGGAGACAACGTGGTTCAATTTCGTTTCGGAAATTTTTAGATTCATTCAACTTTATTCTGACTCTGAATCCATTGTTGGTcttgccatggcaacgctgGCAAGATTTCTTATTTTTCATCCGGGTGCTACGAGCAACGATCAAATCGCTGTCGTCATGGAAACAGGTGAAAACGTAGAAGCGCTACGAGATTCCATGAATAAATTTGAgtcgaacgaaaacgttcaaaaataTGGATgcgttctctttctatttttagtAAGAAAAG ATATTGATCGAATGCGAAAATTTGGCGTCATTGAAATAATGGGAAAAGTTGTGcaaaatttttctaaaactaGTCACGTGGTATCTACTGCTCTCGTTGCAATAGAAAGTCTTCTAGTCGATG ATCATTCTCTGCGAgacttttttgattttgacaTTTTTGCGTCTGTGGTGAAAGCAATGCACTATTGCCTTTCGTCTGACGTTGTACAGGAATATTGCCTACGAATTCTCATTCACTTGGCTAAAAGGG ATAAAATTATTGTTAAAAAATTGGCTTTGACTGGGCACGTGACATTGGGTGTACTGGCCCTAAAAACTGCTCTGGAAAACGATTGGTCCGTTGCTGTTTTGACGCAGGCTTGCATATTTCTCAACTTTTTTGCCAATGAAG AATTTATCGATTTAATTCGTGATGAAAATGGTTTTGGATGCGCTCTCGAATCCGTAATTGTGGCAGCAGATAGGGACATAAATATCCAATTGGAATATAACGCCATATCAATTCTATCAATTGCAGTCAGTTTTTCAgaag ACTGGTGGGAATCTATTGATGCTAATAAATGCCTCCGGGTTACCTTGCGACTTCTTGCTACATATCGGGGTCAAAATGACGTTTTTTATTTGCCTATACTTGCTATATTGCTTGCACTGGCGAAGCACTCAC gGGAAGTGATTTCAACCGTTTTggattctgacgtcatggaGCTATGTAAGGAGATCATCAGTTGTTGCGATAGCAACGACGCATTGAAACTGAGAGCAAGTGAGCTTATGTCCGTCCTCGTCCaaactaattaa
- the LOC136191555 gene encoding uncharacterized protein isoform X2, translating into MNDRSIVLCSGFVTKRGRVVKNWKRRYFTLNDDGSLFYYKGSRRKGAISVSQSASIRRKTDSPPDVLWPSNATDGNSLAIFTPNRQLYAIFESRSDFKRWCLAFKKFVSLPESILAELSQNQKLENLESEINRGGREEEKEQEEVKYLENLRSQGMEASSDELIASHFIEKIVDVMKRKQEIPAVQVEACWCLHSMSLKSKRLRNHCVNTEALELVRTAMKLHQNLDTVQLPGILFIQSYVNDGDAMVRNRALDDKYIRRICCGIKASLQNQNVIEAGLITLWDIATVGALDWVCQAYINAGVFPMIIDILRGEDCSPLIAEAAFCLVSSLLSYDTMAEAFLHCGGIGMIFLTLRNSSWSSNSETIRQTLTLVLLLVAKSEKARESLVEKDIVSILLQYIREEDGDLQMTSLSILLELACIDVGLRDDLSEQVLPVFLDLMGSWARNEICIEFTLKILHLILNQGCFEETTWFNFVSEIFRFIQLYSDSESIVGLAMATLARFLIFHPGATSNDQIAVVMETGENVEALRDSMNKFESNENVQKYGCVLFLFLVRKDIDRMRKFGVIEIMGKVVQNFSKTSHVVSTALVAIESLLVDDHSLRDFFDFDIFASVVKAMHYCLSSDVVQEYCLRILIHLAKRDKIIVKKLALTGHVTLGVLALKTALENDWSVAVLTQACIFLNFFANEEFIDLIRDENGFGCALESVIVAADRDINIQLEYNAISILSIAVSFSEDWWESIDANKCLRVTLRLLATYRGQNDVFYLPILAILLALAKHSREVISTVLDSDVMELCKEIISCCDSNDALKLRASELMSVLVQTN; encoded by the exons ATGAATGACAGGTCGATCGTGCTCTGCTCCGGTTTCGTCACGAAACGAG GGCGAGTAGTAAAGAACTGGAAACGACGCTATTTCACgctaaacgacgacggctcgCTTTTCTACTACAAAGGTTCCCGGAGGAAGGGAGCGATCAGCGTCAGCCAATcagcgtcgattcgacgcaaAACGGATAGTCCTCCTGACGTTTTGTGGCCGTCGAATGCCACAGATGGCAATTCGCTCGCGATTTTCACTCCCAATCGACAATTATATGCGATTTTCGAATCTCGAAGCGATTTCAA ACGGTGGTGCCTCgcttttaaaaaattcgtGTCACTTCCGGAAAGTATTCTGGCCGAG ctttctcaaaatcaaaaacttGAAAATCTGGAATCAGAAATCAATCGCGGCggcagagaagaagaaaaagaacaaga agaaGTCAAATATTTGGAGAATTTAAGAAGCCAAGGAATGGAAg CATCTTCCGACGAATTAATTGCGAGTCattttattgaaaaaattgttgacgtcatgaaaagaaaacaagaaaTTCCAGCCGTTCAAGTCGAAGCGTGTTGGTGTCTCCACTCCATGTCATTGAAATCaa AACGATTGAGAAATCATTGCGTGAATACGGAAGCTCTCGAACTTGTTCGCACTGCAATGAAACTTCATCAGAACTTGGATACCGTTCAACTTCCGGGAATTCTTTTTATTCAAAGTTACGTCAACGACG GTGATGCCATGGTGAGAAATCGCGCTCTAGACGATAAATATATTCGTCGTATTTGCTGCGGAATCAAAGCGAgtcttcaaaatcaaaacgtCATAGAAGCTGGACTCATCACTCTTTGGGACATTGCAACAGTGG GAGCTTTGGATTGGGTGTGTCAAGCTTATATCAATGCTGGTGTCTTTCCTATGATTATTGATATATTGAGAGGAGAGGATTGCAGTCCTCTTATCGCTGAAGCGGCCTTTTGCTTGGTCTCCTCTTTGCTTAGCTATG ATACAATGGCGGAAGCGTTTCTTCATTGCGGTGGAATTGGAATGATATTTTTAACTCTACGCAATTCGTCTTGGAGTTCGAATTCGGAGACAATTCGACAGACGTTGACACTTGTACTTCTTCTTGTAGCAAAATCgg AAAAGGCTAGAGAAAGTTTAGTGGAGAAAGACATAGTTTCAATTCTGTTGCAATATatcagagaagaagacgggGACcttcaaatgacgtcattatcaaTTCTTCTTGAGTTGGCATGCATAG ATGTTGGACTCCGCGACGATCTTTCCGAACAGGTTTTACCTGTTTTTCTCGACTTGATGGGCTCTTGGGCGCGCAATGAAATCTGCATTGAATTCACTTTGAAAATTTTACATTTAATTTTGAATCAAG gtTGTTTTGAGGAGACAACGTGGTTCAATTTCGTTTCGGAAATTTTTAGATTCATTCAACTTTATTCTGACTCTGAATCCATTGTTGGTcttgccatggcaacgctgGCAAGATTTCTTATTTTTCATCCGGGTGCTACGAGCAACGATCAAATCGCTGTCGTCATGGAAACAGGTGAAAACGTAGAAGCGCTACGAGATTCCATGAATAAATTTGAgtcgaacgaaaacgttcaaaaataTGGATgcgttctctttctatttttagtAAGAAAAG ATATTGATCGAATGCGAAAATTTGGCGTCATTGAAATAATGGGAAAAGTTGTGcaaaatttttctaaaactaGTCACGTGGTATCTACTGCTCTCGTTGCAATAGAAAGTCTTCTAGTCGATG ATCATTCTCTGCGAgacttttttgattttgacaTTTTTGCGTCTGTGGTGAAAGCAATGCACTATTGCCTTTCGTCTGACGTTGTACAGGAATATTGCCTACGAATTCTCATTCACTTGGCTAAAAGGG ATAAAATTATTGTTAAAAAATTGGCTTTGACTGGGCACGTGACATTGGGTGTACTGGCCCTAAAAACTGCTCTGGAAAACGATTGGTCCGTTGCTGTTTTGACGCAGGCTTGCATATTTCTCAACTTTTTTGCCAATGAAG AATTTATCGATTTAATTCGTGATGAAAATGGTTTTGGATGCGCTCTCGAATCCGTAATTGTGGCAGCAGATAGGGACATAAATATCCAATTGGAATATAACGCCATATCAATTCTATCAATTGCAGTCAGTTTTTCAgaag ACTGGTGGGAATCTATTGATGCTAATAAATGCCTCCGGGTTACCTTGCGACTTCTTGCTACATATCGGGGTCAAAATGACGTTTTTTATTTGCCTATACTTGCTATATTGCTTGCACTGGCGAAGCACTCAC gGGAAGTGATTTCAACCGTTTTggattctgacgtcatggaGCTATGTAAGGAGATCATCAGTTGTTGCGATAGCAACGACGCATTGAAACTGAGAGCAAGTGAGCTTATGTCCGTCCTCGTCCaaactaattaa
- the LOC136191558 gene encoding nicotinamide N-methyltransferase-like, which produces MISDEMSDYDRDFDVRSYIKLSYGDPHVSSANFKKELRDFVLENVHEFYAERAPTLRSNSARILEFGGGPIIVYLISAVPYASSIVFSDYSSSCRKAVREWINDGPDAYDWHPYFDYVIKTFENDESAETPLNRAKEMKSKISSIIHCDVAMENPIGKGYEKSFDVISVSFCFESACKSVEDVEETLKKLATLLRPGGWIRINGVLGGSYYTVNDKRFFNVTQTKESVRNALAKAGFASIDVKAHVSDCPAHADYLGMYHASAQLSDRT; this is translated from the coding sequence ATGATATCAGATGAGATGTCTGACTACGATCGTGACTTCGACGTGAGATCATATATCAAGCTCTCGTACGGCGACCCGCACGTCAGCAGCGCCAATTTCAAGAAAGAACTACGCGATTTCGTGCTAGAAAACGTCCACGAGTTCTACGCAGAACGCGCGCCCACACTTCGCTCCAATTCGGCGCGTATTCTCGAATTCGGCGGCGGTCCTATCATCGTTTATCTAATTAGCGCCGTTCCCTACGCTTCATCTATCGTTTTTTCCGattattcgtcgtcgtgtcgcAAAGCCGTCAGGGAATGGATTAACGATGGCCCGGATGCTTATGATTGGCATCCCTATTTCGattacgtcatcaaaacgttcgaaaacgacgaatcggcgGAGACGCCGTTGAATCGAGCcaaagaaatgaaatcgaAAATATCGTCTATAATACATTGCGACGTTGCCATGGAGAATCCTATAGGGAAAGGATACGAGAagtcgtttgacgtcatttcggtTAGTTTCTGCTTTGAATCGGCCTGCAAGTCGgtggaagacgtcgaagagacgTTGAAAAAACTTGCCACTTTGCTTCGACCCGGAGGCTGGATAAGAATCAATGGGGTTCTCGGAGGAAGTTATTATACGGTGAACGACAAGAGATTTTTCAACGTGACCCAGACGAAAGAGTCGGTGCGAAATGCTCTGGCTAAAGCCGgtttcgcttcgattgacgtcaaagcCCATGTCAGTGATTGCCCCGCCCATGCTGATTATTTAGGAATGTATCATGCAAGTGCTCAGTTGAGCGACAGAACGTAG